atctcaaaagtaaaattgtaacattttaaaagttagggactaaattgaaacaaaactcaaaacttaaagactaaatgtgtagcattttaaaatttaaagaccaaATAGAAGTTATAGTTAAAATCTATGGACCAAAAAGATattatttcacatttttttaaaaaatcaataataaattaacattgtagactaaatttatttatttttaaatataaaaataaaaaaacaaatgaaaatataaagactaaaattgaataaacatTCCGGtacaataaaggaaaaaattaaagaacaaagCAAAATAAACAAGAAGTTTCAAGGAATTTAAACAAAAGGAAAacgaacaaaataaaaataaagagaataaattctaagaaaggaaaaaaggaataattttgaaaataaataaatgaaaaaaaaaaaagaagaatctGGTGGGCTTTGAGCTGTAATATAGCTGGCCCTTTTCTCACGTATTATTTCTTCCTCACACATCTCCAAAATCCCTAGAAAACAAACCCCTCTCTCAAATCCCTTCTTTATCTCTCCGCTCCACTCTCTTTCCACACCCACATTTTGAAGCTCAGATCTCAAAGAAGGGATTTGAGCATTTTCCTGCAaccaaaagcaaaaaaaaaaccccCATTCTCCACAATCCCTCAGGTTTTAGAGAAGAAGGAAGGAAGAAAGGTAAAAGAAAGCGAGATTTTGTGGAATCAGATGTCTCACATATGAGATGAAGAGCGATACCCATTTCAACATTCatctttctttacattttttcctcttctttggCACTTTTCTTTTGTgcctttctttctcttcttctgtTTCTGAAGAGTTTCTTCAAGCTTCCAGCCATGCCGGCCGTGGCCTTACCGATGCCGAAGCTCATTACATCCGTCAACGTCAACTCCTTTACTACAGAGATGAATTTGGTGACCgtggtgaagatgtcgtcgtcGATCCTAAGCTTGTTTTTGAAAACGACAGAATCAGAAATGCTTACATAGCATTACAAGCTTGGAAGCAAGCAATTCTGTCTGACCCTTTGAATCTTACTCGGAATTGGGTTGGATCTGATGTTTGTCACTACAAAGGGGTTTTCTGTGCTCCGGCGCCGGATAATTCATCGATCCGTACTGTTGCCGGAATTGACCTTAACCATGGCGACATTGCCGGGTACTTGCCGGAGGAGCTTGGTCTTCTTGTGGATCTTGCATTGTTTCATATAAACTCAAATCGGTTCTGTGGGACCGTGCCTCACAAGTTCAAGAACTTGAAGATGCTGTTCGAGTTGGATCTGAGTAATAATCGCTTTGCCGGAAAATTCCCTCGGGTGGTTCTTGAGTTGCCAGAGCTGAAGTTTTTGGATCTGAGATTCAACGAGTTTGAAGGGACAGTTCCTAAAGAGCTTTTCGATAAGGATTTGGACGCCATTTTCATCAATCACAACAGATTCCGGTTTGACTTGCCGGAAAATTTCGGTAACTCGCCGGTTTCGGTAATTGTTCTTGCTAATAACAAATTTCATGGGTGTGTGCCGGGGAGCATTGGGAATATGACGAGGTTGAATGAGATTATTCTGATGAATAATGGGTTTCGATCGTGTTTGCCGTCGGAGATTGGGTTTCTGAAGAATCTGACGGTGTTTGATGTGAGTCATAATGAGTTTTTTGGGAGTTTGCCGGAGACGATAGGTGGAATGGTGAGTTTGGAGCAGCTGAATGTGGCGCATAATTTCTTATCTGGGAAGATTCCGGAGAGTATTTGTAAATTGCCGAATCTGCAGAACTTTACTTACTCTTATAAATTTCTTACGGGAGAGGCGCCGTCGTGCTTGGCGTTGCCGGATTTTGATGACCGGAGGAACTGTATACCGGGAGCGGCCGGTTCAACGCTCTGAGAAGCAATGTAAGTCGTTTCTTGTCTAAGCCTGTGGATTTGCAGTTCTTTGGATGTCCTTCTTATGTTGCTCCGTCGCCACCTGTGGTGGTGCCTTCGCCGCCACTGTGGTGGTGCCTTCACCGCCACCTGTTGTTGTCCCATCGCATGCCACCTGTTTACTCTCCACCGCCACCTGAATCCGCTCACATCCATTTACCGGCCACTCCTCCGCCACCGCCACCGCATCCCCATCTCCTCCCCCGCTGTTTATCTCTCCCTCGTCCACCATCCCACGCACCACCGTCTCCACCACCCCCACCACCGCAGTTTACTCTCCACCACTCCCCGTCTCCCTCCGCCAAATTCTCCACACCTCGCCGCCATCACCACCGCACGCCCCACCAGTTTACTCTCCACCTCCACCATCACCATCACACTCCCACCACACCACCAGTTTATCCTCCGCACCACCTCCAACCAA
This DNA window, taken from Benincasa hispida cultivar B227 chromosome 6, ASM972705v1, whole genome shotgun sequence, encodes the following:
- the LOC120079308 gene encoding LOW QUALITY PROTEIN: leucine-rich repeat extensin-like protein 4 (The sequence of the model RefSeq protein was modified relative to this genomic sequence to represent the inferred CDS: inserted 4 bases in 2 codons; deleted 1 base in 1 codon), giving the protein MKSDTHFNIHLSLHFFLFFGTFLLCLSFSSSVSEEFLQASSHAGRGLTDAEAHYIRQRQLLYYRDEFGDRGEDVVVDPKLVFENDRIRNAYIALQAWKQAILSDPLNLTRNWVGSDVCHYKGVFCAPAPDNSSIRTVAGIDLNHGDIAGYLPEELGLLVDLALFHINSNRFCGTVPHKFKNLKMLFELDLSNNRFAGKFPRVVLELPELKFLDLRFNEFEGTVPKELFDKDLDAIFINHNRFRFDLPENFGNSPVSVIVLANNKFHGCVPGSIGNMTRLNEIILMNNGFRSCLPSEIGFLKNLTVFDVSHNEFFGSLPETIGGMVSLEQLNVAHNFLSGKIPESICKLPNLQNFTYSYKFLTGEAPSCLALPDFDDRRNCIPGRPVQRSEKQCKSFLXSKPVDLQFFGCPSYVAPSPPVVVPSPPLWWCLHRHLLLSHRMPPVYSPPPPESAHIHLPATPPPPPPHPHLLPRCLSLPRPPSHAPPSPPPPPPQFTLHHSPLSSAPPPTNLLLPPPHIVRHHGDGVLRPTITPTHTTKTPTSPPVSLNHMFTTTIHRHRHTTNHRAMYSPPPAQLTPPPPHSPPPPIYXLIISPTSPPHSPSSVPPCIEYHEPPHPSPSPPPPIHTFSAVFTHPTPTHPSFSHLRVHYSPPPPPSPSPPPPPASPPPSPVYEGPLPPIYGVSYASPPPPPFY